One stretch of Sinomonas terrae DNA includes these proteins:
- a CDS encoding RcpC/CpaB family pilus assembly protein: MARFLRRRRRTLAAALLCGAVAISVYQLTPASAPQSPVVVAAADLPAGAPVSASQLRIARIPAGAVPDGALREVAAAEGKRLSAPVRRGGVLTDASTVGPGLLAGTPPGTAAVPVRVADPDSLQLVRTGQTVDLVLAEESGREGRNSSRLAAGVTVLWTGSGAEQSGTLLGAPKDQNGLLVVAASPEVTPLLAGASARGKVFFALVEAHR, translated from the coding sequence TTGGCCCGTTTCCTCCGACGACGACGCCGCACCCTCGCCGCAGCGCTGTTGTGCGGAGCGGTTGCCATTTCGGTCTATCAGCTCACTCCAGCCTCAGCGCCGCAGTCCCCCGTCGTCGTGGCGGCAGCCGATCTGCCCGCCGGGGCGCCCGTCTCGGCCTCTCAGCTTCGAATAGCACGCATTCCGGCAGGGGCAGTACCTGACGGGGCGTTGCGCGAAGTCGCGGCCGCCGAAGGCAAGCGGCTCTCAGCTCCCGTCCGCCGCGGCGGCGTACTTACGGACGCCTCGACAGTCGGGCCAGGCCTCTTGGCCGGAACGCCTCCTGGAACGGCGGCCGTTCCGGTCAGGGTCGCCGACCCGGACTCGCTGCAGTTGGTCCGTACCGGTCAGACTGTCGATCTTGTACTTGCCGAAGAGTCCGGCCGCGAAGGGCGGAATTCCTCGCGCCTCGCGGCCGGAGTGACAGTCCTCTGGACGGGCTCGGGCGCCGAGCAGTCGGGCACGTTGCTTGGCGCGCCGAAGGACCAGAACGGGCTACTCGTCGTCGCGGCCTCCCCCGAAGTGACGCCACTCCTCGCCGGGGCGTCAGCACGCGGCAAGGTCTTCTTCGCCCTCGTCGAGGCGCACCGGTGA
- a CDS encoding Lrp/AsnC family transcriptional regulator, whose protein sequence is MSTLDALDTKLLLALIEDPRAQIADLAERLGVARNTVQSRFRRLQRAEILRGGGREVDLEALGYDVVAFMTLEVVHRELDAVIAGLRRVPAILEAHEISGRGDIWCRLAATDTHGLQSALRSVLRIRGVIRSETVLALHTHIGYRADQILRRSLETAGVARQEGEPTAP, encoded by the coding sequence TTGAGCACGCTAGACGCCCTCGACACCAAGCTCCTCCTGGCCCTCATCGAGGACCCCCGGGCGCAGATCGCCGACCTCGCCGAACGCCTTGGCGTGGCACGCAACACCGTGCAGTCCCGCTTCCGTCGTCTCCAACGCGCCGAGATCCTCCGGGGCGGCGGCAGGGAAGTCGATCTCGAGGCCCTCGGTTACGACGTCGTGGCCTTCATGACCCTCGAGGTCGTCCATCGCGAGCTCGACGCGGTCATCGCGGGGCTGCGGCGCGTCCCCGCGATCCTCGAAGCACACGAGATCTCGGGCCGGGGTGACATCTGGTGCCGTCTCGCCGCGACGGACACGCATGGCCTCCAGTCGGCCCTTCGCAGCGTCCTGCGCATCCGCGGAGTCATCCGCTCCGAGACGGTCCTGGCCCTGCACACGCACATCGGCTATCGGGCCGACCAGATCCTCCGCCGTTCCCTCGAGACTGCCGGAGTGGCCCGGCAGGAAGGCGAGCCGACCGCGCCATAA
- a CDS encoding 5-formyltetrahydrofolate cyclo-ligase, which produces METAAERKRSLRAEVWQRRRAMSSDEREAAGAGIAFHGFAWATSTVPEGGTLTAYLGLGAEPPTLPLLGRLHGRGFHLLLPICEPERQLSWVEWQPDISYERSRFAPLQEPVGPRLDARALQAGDGDRPPLAAILLPATALDANGRRVGQGGGYYDRFLAQLGGDRAPATAAIVFDTEILPPGGVPDEPLDRRVEAAITPSGIRHLGNIA; this is translated from the coding sequence GTGGAAACTGCAGCAGAGCGCAAGCGCAGCCTGCGCGCGGAAGTGTGGCAGCGTCGTCGTGCGATGAGCAGCGACGAGCGCGAGGCGGCGGGCGCGGGGATCGCGTTCCACGGCTTCGCGTGGGCCACCAGCACCGTCCCGGAAGGGGGCACGCTCACGGCCTACCTAGGCCTCGGTGCCGAACCGCCCACGCTCCCGCTCCTCGGCCGGCTCCATGGCCGCGGATTCCACCTTCTTCTGCCGATCTGCGAACCCGAACGGCAACTCTCGTGGGTCGAGTGGCAGCCCGATATCTCGTACGAGCGCAGCCGCTTCGCGCCCCTTCAGGAGCCCGTGGGCCCCAGGCTGGATGCCCGTGCGCTTCAAGCGGGCGACGGCGATCGGCCGCCTCTCGCTGCAATCCTCCTTCCAGCGACGGCGCTCGACGCCAACGGGCGGCGGGTCGGACAAGGCGGGGGCTACTACGACCGCTTTCTGGCACAGCTGGGTGGCGATAGGGCGCCGGCCACGGCCGCGATCGTCTTCGACACCGAGATCCTCCCGCCGGGCGGAGTCCCGGACGAGCCTCTGGACCGGCGTGTTGAGGCTGCCATCACGCCGAGCGGCATCCGGCACTTGGGGAATATTGCATGA
- a CDS encoding GNAT family N-acetyltransferase, translating into MWGPGAWPVSLGSGDIGLRPIRLSDRAEWMALRARNAEWLAPWEASNPQPGGSLPTFRQMVRSLNQQAREGSALPFVITLADPRMSRPPIVGQLTVSSIIWGSALMATLGYWVDHEHAGRGIAPTAVALATDHCFFSLGLHRMEINIRPENGPSLRVVEKLGFRYEGLRPRYLHIAGQWADHESFALTAEEVPEGLTARWLASRA; encoded by the coding sequence ATGTGGGGGCCCGGCGCCTGGCCGGTCTCGCTCGGATCGGGCGATATCGGACTGCGCCCGATCCGCCTCTCTGACCGCGCCGAGTGGATGGCGCTCCGGGCGCGGAACGCTGAATGGCTTGCACCTTGGGAGGCCTCAAACCCGCAGCCCGGGGGCAGCCTGCCGACCTTCCGCCAGATGGTCCGCTCGCTGAACCAGCAGGCGCGCGAGGGTTCGGCGCTGCCGTTCGTCATCACTCTTGCGGACCCCCGCATGAGCCGGCCGCCCATCGTGGGGCAGCTGACCGTTTCCTCGATCATCTGGGGCTCAGCCCTCATGGCCACTCTCGGTTACTGGGTGGACCACGAGCACGCTGGCCGCGGCATTGCCCCGACAGCCGTGGCCCTCGCCACCGACCACTGCTTCTTCTCCCTGGGCCTGCACCGGATGGAGATCAACATCAGGCCGGAGAACGGGCCGAGTCTTCGGGTCGTCGAGAAGCTCGGGTTCCGGTACGAAGGGCTCCGTCCGCGGTACCTGCACATCGCAGGGCAATGGGCGGACCACGAATCGTTCGCCCTCACGGCGGAGGAAGTGCCCGAGGGCCTTACCGCTCGCTGGCTTGCATCGCGAGCCTGA
- a CDS encoding amino acid ABC transporter permease encodes MSSQEHVFDAVGPRGRRVIRLVTAASIVVIAAVVVLIIQRFGAAGQLASDRWAEFTQWPYIQFLLAGLGNTAIAAAISAVIAIPTALLMAIGRTSQRRWLRWPATVYIEFFRSVPLLLVVYVFVSGLPTYGINPDIFWKLVIPISLCSSGVMAEIFRAGILALPAGQVEAALSIGLRHSQATRFIVLPQAVRIVVPSMVAQLVVLLKDTTLGYAVSYPELMKTANNLTAYTNHLIQTYLVIAAVYVVTNILISHFARYLERRISRRTARTGRTARAGVPAGIG; translated from the coding sequence ATGAGCTCACAGGAGCATGTCTTCGACGCCGTCGGTCCCCGCGGCCGCCGCGTGATCCGGCTGGTGACGGCCGCGAGCATCGTTGTGATCGCCGCCGTCGTCGTCCTCATCATCCAGCGCTTCGGTGCGGCGGGGCAGCTCGCGAGCGACCGCTGGGCCGAGTTCACGCAGTGGCCTTATATCCAGTTCCTCCTGGCCGGGCTCGGCAACACGGCTATCGCCGCAGCGATATCCGCGGTGATCGCCATCCCGACCGCGCTGCTCATGGCGATTGGCCGGACATCACAGCGGCGGTGGCTCCGCTGGCCCGCCACGGTGTACATCGAGTTCTTCCGGTCCGTCCCGCTGCTGCTCGTCGTGTACGTCTTTGTGAGCGGACTCCCGACGTATGGGATCAACCCGGACATCTTCTGGAAGCTCGTCATCCCGATCTCGCTATGCAGCTCCGGCGTCATGGCGGAGATCTTCCGCGCTGGCATCCTCGCCCTGCCGGCCGGGCAGGTCGAGGCGGCGCTGAGCATCGGCCTGCGCCATTCCCAAGCGACGCGCTTCATCGTCCTGCCACAGGCCGTCCGGATTGTCGTGCCGTCGATGGTGGCCCAGCTCGTCGTGCTGCTCAAGGACACGACGCTCGGCTACGCGGTGAGCTACCCGGAGCTCATGAAGACGGCGAACAATCTCACCGCCTACACGAACCACCTCATCCAGACCTATCTGGTCATCGCGGCGGTCTACGTCGTGACCAACATCCTCATCTCCCACTTCGCGCGCTACCTGGAGCGGCGCATCTCCCGCCGCACGGCGCGGACGGGCCGGACTGCGCGCGCGGGAGTACCTGCAGGAATCGGTTAA
- a CDS encoding FmdB family zinc ribbon protein produces the protein MPTYAYACKDCGHAFDIVQSFSDDSLTACPECGGSLRKKFNSVGVVFKGSGFYRTDSRSSSTVPAGSNTSSSNGSSSSASAPAAPASTPAPAAASASAN, from the coding sequence GTGCCTACTTACGCGTACGCCTGCAAAGACTGCGGACATGCCTTCGACATCGTCCAGTCGTTCAGCGACGACTCCCTCACGGCGTGCCCGGAGTGCGGCGGCAGCCTGCGCAAGAAGTTCAACAGCGTCGGCGTGGTCTTCAAGGGCAGTGGCTTCTACCGCACCGACTCGCGCAGTTCGAGCACCGTGCCGGCTGGCTCCAACACCTCGTCTTCGAACGGCTCATCCTCGAGCGCGAGTGCGCCCGCTGCGCCCGCCTCCACCCCGGCGCCAGCCGCGGCCTCGGCTTCTGCAAACTGA
- a CDS encoding amino acid ABC transporter permease codes for MQELFTTYLPELLAGLWMTARLTAVSFVGSLVLGTVAAGFRISPIVPLRAVGRLYVELFVNIPLISLLVVVTFGLPDIGITFDLFTCAALSMALLGGAFTCEAIRTGVNAVSVGQIEAARSIGLDFFGVLRHVLFPQAYRSVVQPLVNVFIGILLSSSLAGVIGVKDLTLQVSEINNQAALGLTAYMVAAFAYVVISLLAGGFGAWLEKRWRVQR; via the coding sequence ATGCAGGAACTCTTCACGACGTACCTGCCGGAGCTGCTCGCCGGGCTGTGGATGACGGCGCGGCTGACGGCCGTGAGCTTCGTCGGCTCGCTCGTGCTAGGGACAGTCGCGGCGGGGTTCCGGATCAGCCCGATCGTCCCGTTGCGGGCCGTCGGCCGGCTCTATGTCGAACTCTTCGTCAACATCCCGCTCATCAGTCTGCTCGTGGTCGTGACGTTCGGACTGCCGGACATCGGAATCACGTTCGACCTCTTCACGTGCGCCGCGCTCTCGATGGCCCTGCTCGGGGGCGCCTTCACGTGCGAGGCGATCCGCACGGGAGTGAACGCGGTCTCGGTGGGGCAGATCGAAGCGGCCCGCTCCATCGGGCTCGACTTCTTCGGCGTCCTCCGGCACGTCCTGTTCCCGCAGGCCTACCGGAGCGTGGTGCAGCCACTCGTCAATGTCTTCATCGGCATCCTCCTGAGTTCTTCGCTCGCTGGCGTGATCGGCGTGAAGGACCTCACGCTTCAGGTCTCGGAGATCAACAACCAAGCCGCGCTCGGCCTGACTGCGTACATGGTCGCCGCGTTCGCGTACGTCGTCATCTCGCTTCTGGCCGGAGGGTTCGGGGCGTGGCTCGAGAAGCGATGGAGGGTGCAGAGATGA
- a CDS encoding DUF805 domain-containing protein, producing MSSYQPRYPTQANVPLELPYYGAPPIEAIKRFWQKYAVFSGRASRSEYWWWALASAIVSGVINAAGSSGNGNTGTSNALGALWFLATVVPSLAVGARRLHDVNVSAWLLLLALIPVLGWIALFVFMIMPPNPAGQRFDRPSQAYPPPPYPQQPYPPQA from the coding sequence ATGTCCAGCTATCAGCCCCGATATCCCACTCAGGCCAATGTCCCGCTCGAACTCCCCTACTACGGAGCGCCGCCCATCGAGGCGATCAAACGCTTCTGGCAGAAGTACGCCGTGTTCTCGGGCCGGGCGAGTCGAAGCGAATACTGGTGGTGGGCCCTCGCCTCCGCCATAGTCTCGGGCGTTATCAACGCTGCTGGATCTAGCGGCAACGGCAACACGGGAACGTCGAACGCGCTGGGCGCACTCTGGTTCCTCGCGACAGTCGTTCCCTCGCTCGCAGTAGGCGCTCGGCGGCTCCACGATGTGAATGTCAGCGCCTGGCTGCTCCTGCTCGCGCTCATCCCGGTGCTCGGCTGGATCGCGCTCTTCGTGTTCATGATCATGCCTCCCAATCCGGCGGGGCAACGCTTCGACCGCCCGAGCCAGGCCTACCCTCCACCCCCGTATCCGCAGCAGCCGTATCCACCGCAGGCCTGA
- the corA gene encoding magnesium/cobalt transporter CorA, whose product MTIIDNAVYVGGHRAAHPDSLEQTFETLEALGGSMAWIGLYRPTPDEMAQVAHEFRLHDLAVEDAVHAHQRPKAERYGEILFTVLRPARYDDATETVEFGELHIFTGPNFVVTVRHAETAGVGEVRKRLETEPDLLACGPQAVLYALLDRVVDDYSPVVGGLENDIDEIEDELFQGSPAVSRRIYELTREVIQFQRAIHPLRHLIEGLERGFEKYHVDLELQRNLRDVRDHVEQVISRADAFRDILQNALVLDGTLTASRQNETALAQNEQVKRISSWAAIFFAPALVTGIYGMNFKNMPELEWQYGYPYGLALMVVAGFVLWLIFKWRKWL is encoded by the coding sequence GTGACCATCATCGACAATGCCGTCTACGTCGGAGGCCATCGAGCGGCGCACCCGGACAGCCTCGAGCAGACATTCGAGACCCTCGAGGCCCTGGGCGGGAGCATGGCCTGGATCGGCCTCTACCGTCCCACTCCCGACGAAATGGCCCAGGTGGCGCACGAGTTCCGGCTCCACGACCTCGCCGTCGAGGACGCGGTGCACGCCCACCAGCGCCCGAAGGCGGAGCGGTACGGCGAGATCCTCTTCACCGTGCTCCGACCCGCGCGCTACGACGACGCGACAGAGACGGTCGAGTTCGGGGAGCTCCACATCTTCACGGGCCCCAACTTCGTCGTGACGGTTCGCCATGCGGAGACCGCCGGCGTCGGAGAAGTCAGGAAACGCCTCGAGACCGAGCCGGACTTGCTCGCATGCGGACCTCAGGCCGTCCTGTATGCCCTCCTCGACCGCGTCGTGGACGACTACTCCCCCGTCGTCGGCGGCCTCGAGAACGACATCGACGAGATCGAGGATGAGCTCTTCCAAGGCAGCCCCGCGGTCTCGCGGCGCATCTACGAGCTCACTCGCGAGGTCATCCAGTTCCAGCGGGCCATCCACCCCCTGCGGCACCTCATCGAAGGGCTCGAGCGGGGATTCGAGAAGTACCACGTAGACCTCGAGCTCCAGCGCAATCTCCGCGACGTGCGCGATCACGTAGAGCAGGTGATCTCGCGCGCCGATGCCTTCAGGGACATCCTGCAGAACGCCCTCGTCCTCGACGGAACACTCACGGCCAGCCGCCAGAACGAGACCGCTCTCGCGCAGAACGAACAGGTCAAGCGGATTTCCTCGTGGGCTGCGATCTTCTTCGCCCCCGCACTCGTAACCGGCATCTATGGGATGAACTTCAAGAACATGCCTGAGCTCGAGTGGCAGTACGGCTACCCCTATGGCCTCGCGCTCATGGTCGTCGCGGGCTTCGTACTGTGGCTCATCTTCAAATGGCGTAAGTGGCTCTGA
- a CDS encoding SDR family oxidoreductase, translating into MTLLAVAGGTGQAGSAVVREALARGYEVRSFSRRLPAPAAAIEGVDYVAADAATGEGLAAALDGAHAVVDALEGRGRAAQRVFPEAGRRLLAAAHGSGLQRAVMLSIAQCDQAPFGYYRSKVAKEEVYDAAKLPTVVVRAAQFHSLLAEIFAYGSRLHVVASLRGAQMQPIDVADVARALVDAAAEELPGHLRRTVSGPETKPVRDFAQEWRTAVGSTARILDLPMPVRFFSQRRNIAPGTAFGTTTFAQWLEGLRGA; encoded by the coding sequence ATGACGCTTCTCGCAGTCGCAGGCGGCACCGGTCAGGCTGGCTCAGCGGTCGTCCGCGAAGCACTCGCTCGCGGGTACGAAGTCCGGTCATTCAGCCGGCGCCTTCCCGCGCCCGCGGCCGCCATCGAGGGCGTTGACTATGTCGCGGCCGATGCTGCGACGGGAGAGGGACTCGCGGCAGCGCTTGATGGCGCCCATGCTGTTGTGGATGCCTTGGAGGGTCGGGGAAGAGCCGCTCAGCGAGTCTTCCCCGAGGCCGGGCGGCGACTGCTTGCGGCCGCCCACGGGTCCGGCCTCCAGCGCGCGGTCATGCTGTCGATCGCCCAGTGTGATCAGGCGCCCTTCGGCTACTACCGCTCCAAGGTCGCCAAGGAGGAGGTGTACGACGCCGCGAAGCTGCCTACCGTCGTCGTTCGCGCCGCCCAGTTTCACTCACTGCTGGCCGAGATCTTCGCATACGGAAGCCGTCTCCACGTTGTGGCTTCGCTGCGCGGGGCCCAGATGCAGCCGATCGACGTAGCCGATGTGGCGCGTGCGCTCGTCGACGCGGCGGCCGAGGAACTGCCGGGGCACTTGCGACGCACGGTGAGCGGCCCCGAGACCAAGCCCGTGCGCGATTTTGCCCAGGAATGGAGGACGGCCGTGGGCTCGACGGCACGCATCCTGGACCTTCCGATGCCTGTCAGATTCTTCTCGCAGCGCCGCAATATCGCCCCCGGAACTGCCTTCGGAACCACCACGTTCGCGCAGTGGCTTGAGGGGCTCCGAGGGGCCTAG
- a CDS encoding malate dehydrogenase, translating into MTEPQKSTVTVTGAAGQIGYALLFRIASGALLGPTTRVRLRLLEIPAAVHAAEGTALELDDCAFPLLDSIDVTDRAEEAFDGADVALLVGARPRAAGMERADLLAANGGIFGPQGRAINDHAADDIRVLVVGNPANTNALIAAAHAPDIPAERFTAMTRLDHNRGLAQLAAKLGCRTSEIDGLTIWGNHSATQYPDITHATAGGQPVSSLVEQEWVEQEFIPRVARRGTEIIEARGASSAASAASAAIDHVHDWVLGGDASWTSAGVVSDGTYGVPKGLMSSFPVRSVAGHWEIVPGLEVPEFSRVRIEASVRELEQEREAVRALGLVG; encoded by the coding sequence ATGACCGAGCCTCAGAAGTCCACGGTGACCGTCACGGGTGCCGCGGGCCAGATCGGCTACGCACTCCTGTTCCGGATCGCGAGTGGCGCCTTGCTCGGTCCCACAACTCGGGTGAGGCTCCGCCTCCTCGAAATCCCCGCGGCCGTCCACGCCGCAGAGGGCACGGCGCTCGAACTCGATGACTGCGCGTTCCCCCTCTTGGACAGCATCGATGTCACCGACCGAGCGGAGGAGGCGTTCGACGGCGCCGACGTTGCCCTCCTCGTCGGCGCCCGCCCCCGCGCAGCTGGGATGGAGCGCGCTGATCTGCTCGCGGCCAATGGCGGCATTTTCGGCCCCCAGGGCCGCGCCATCAACGACCACGCTGCCGACGACATCCGCGTGCTCGTCGTCGGGAACCCTGCCAACACCAATGCGCTCATCGCGGCGGCGCACGCCCCCGACATTCCAGCCGAGCGCTTCACCGCCATGACCCGGCTCGACCACAACCGCGGGCTGGCCCAACTCGCCGCGAAGCTCGGGTGCCGCACCTCCGAGATCGACGGCCTGACGATCTGGGGAAACCACTCGGCCACCCAGTACCCCGACATCACCCATGCGACCGCTGGGGGCCAGCCCGTCTCCTCGCTCGTCGAACAGGAGTGGGTCGAGCAGGAGTTCATCCCCCGGGTGGCTCGGCGTGGAACGGAGATCATCGAGGCGCGCGGCGCCTCCTCCGCAGCGAGCGCTGCTAGTGCGGCCATCGACCATGTCCACGATTGGGTGCTGGGCGGCGACGCCTCGTGGACGTCGGCCGGCGTCGTTTCGGACGGGACGTACGGGGTACCGAAGGGACTCATGAGCTCATTCCCGGTTCGTTCGGTTGCGGGACACTGGGAGATCGTTCCGGGGCTTGAAGTCCCGGAGTTCTCCAGAGTGCGCATCGAGGCGTCGGTGCGTGAGCTCGAGCAGGAACGGGAGGCCGTGCGCGCGCTCGGCCTCGTCGGCTAG
- the galU gene encoding UTP--glucose-1-phosphate uridylyltransferase GalU, whose protein sequence is MSTTKPVRKAVIPVAGLGTRFLPVTKAMPKEMLPVVDKPAIQYVVEEAVSVGLDDILMITGRNKRALEDHFDRVPSLEATLEEKGDEKKLAAIQESNNLGDIHYVRQGDPKGLGHAVLCSQRHVGAEPFAVLLGDDLIDERDELLGEMIRVQQATGGSVVALMEVPREAISAYGCAMVSPVEGESFVQVHGLVEKPAPEDAPSNLAIIGRYVLHPAVFGVLEETEPGRGGEIQLTDALQTLARREGEGGGVYGVVFRGRRYDTGDKLSYLKAVVTLACGREEFGEDLRSWLRDFVSEGADVPSTAGA, encoded by the coding sequence GTGTCGACCACGAAGCCAGTCAGGAAAGCTGTCATCCCTGTCGCCGGGCTGGGTACCCGGTTCCTTCCGGTGACGAAGGCCATGCCCAAGGAAATGCTGCCCGTGGTGGACAAGCCCGCCATCCAGTACGTCGTCGAGGAAGCGGTCTCCGTCGGGCTCGACGACATCCTCATGATCACCGGTCGCAACAAGCGCGCTCTCGAGGACCACTTCGACCGCGTCCCCTCGCTTGAGGCGACTCTCGAGGAGAAGGGCGATGAGAAGAAGCTCGCCGCCATCCAGGAGTCCAACAACCTTGGTGACATTCACTATGTGCGTCAGGGGGATCCGAAGGGGTTGGGGCATGCGGTGCTGTGTTCGCAGCGGCATGTGGGGGCTGAGCCGTTCGCGGTGCTGCTGGGCGATGACCTGATCGATGAGCGTGATGAGCTGCTGGGGGAGATGATCCGGGTGCAGCAGGCCACGGGTGGGTCCGTGGTGGCGTTGATGGAGGTTCCGCGGGAGGCGATCTCGGCGTACGGGTGTGCGATGGTCAGCCCTGTGGAGGGGGAGTCGTTCGTGCAGGTGCATGGGCTGGTGGAGAAGCCGGCGCCGGAGGATGCGCCGTCGAATCTGGCGATCATCGGCCGGTATGTGCTGCATCCGGCGGTGTTCGGGGTGCTGGAGGAGACGGAGCCCGGCCGTGGCGGGGAGATCCAGCTGACGGATGCGCTGCAGACCCTGGCCCGTCGTGAGGGCGAGGGCGGGGGCGTGTACGGGGTCGTGTTCCGGGGGCGCCGGTACGACACGGGCGACAAGCTCAGCTACCTCAAGGCCGTCGTCACCCTCGCATGTGGCCGCGAAGAGTTCGGCGAGGACCTGCGGTCATGGCTGCGAGATTTCGTGTCCGAGGGCGCTGATGTGCCTTCGACCGCAGGCGCCTGA
- a CDS encoding glutamate ABC transporter substrate-binding protein, giving the protein MDRLKVNQGELTRRGLLGLGIGAFGAGALAACSSSPSLPAASGSGTSGSTSGSVIDLAAYDAVLAKGAVADASLVEANSWAKAIKDRGVINRGGTDTSSLFSLRDPETGKVAGFDAGISQLLAKYITGQPKENLSQVTVDTRETLLQNSSVDLIVATYSITPARQQKVDFAGPYYVSQSAILVKSTNNDINSVADLAGKNVATQAASTGVALLQKYAPKANVQTFDDNPKCLAAVQQGRVDAYVIDQSILLSDAAKNHDVKLAGEPFGSSDPYGIGLHKGSDALAFVNAWLKVMEADGSWAALWKATVGQVVKTAPPAPPAISA; this is encoded by the coding sequence ATGGATCGACTCAAGGTCAATCAGGGCGAGCTCACGCGCCGAGGACTCTTGGGCCTCGGGATCGGGGCCTTCGGAGCAGGGGCGCTCGCGGCATGCTCGAGCTCACCGTCCCTCCCGGCCGCCTCGGGTTCGGGGACCTCGGGCAGCACGTCCGGTTCGGTCATCGACCTCGCGGCATACGACGCCGTCCTTGCTAAGGGAGCCGTCGCCGACGCTTCGCTCGTGGAAGCGAACTCGTGGGCGAAAGCCATCAAGGACCGGGGCGTCATCAACCGCGGTGGCACGGACACGTCGTCGCTCTTCTCCCTCCGTGACCCCGAGACCGGGAAGGTCGCCGGATTCGATGCGGGCATCTCGCAGCTGCTCGCGAAATACATCACGGGCCAGCCCAAGGAGAACTTGAGCCAGGTGACGGTCGACACGCGCGAGACGCTTCTCCAGAACAGCTCCGTGGACCTCATCGTCGCGACCTATTCGATCACGCCGGCCCGGCAGCAGAAGGTGGACTTCGCCGGTCCGTACTACGTCTCTCAGTCAGCAATCCTCGTCAAATCGACCAACAACGACATCAACTCGGTCGCCGACCTCGCGGGCAAGAACGTCGCCACCCAGGCGGCGAGCACCGGCGTCGCCCTCCTCCAGAAGTACGCGCCCAAGGCGAACGTGCAGACGTTCGACGACAACCCCAAGTGCCTCGCCGCCGTCCAGCAGGGCCGGGTCGACGCGTACGTGATCGATCAGTCGATCCTGCTCTCCGATGCGGCCAAGAACCATGACGTCAAGCTCGCCGGCGAGCCTTTCGGGTCGTCGGACCCTTACGGCATCGGGCTGCACAAGGGCAGCGACGCGCTCGCGTTCGTCAATGCCTGGCTCAAGGTCATGGAGGCTGACGGCTCGTGGGCTGCGCTCTGGAAGGCAACGGTCGGGCAGGTCGTCAAGACTGCGCCACCCGCTCCCCCGGCGATCAGCGCCTGA